In the genome of Coturnix japonica isolate 7356 chromosome 19, Coturnix japonica 2.1, whole genome shotgun sequence, one region contains:
- the MNT gene encoding max-binding protein MNT, with product MSIETLLEAARFLEWQAQQQQQSAREEDEKHEKLRLEREQEQRKASVPRANHAVPPEEPRAELLVPISPPAPAPQPPPPLAAPISVIPIPVVTSPPQPTAQAALSPPLAQRHPPLVSTPGIAKEPSSVAPVIQRPPGALLPDGKAGTPPAGSPKQLQHYTAPVLAISQHHVVPQPIQPQPVPHPAPPLGALKLAPAEDVKPSEQKKRPGGVGTREVHNKLEKNRRAHLKECFETLKRNIPNVDDKKTSNLSVLRSALRYIQTLKRKEKEYEHEMERLAREKIATQQRLAELKNELSQWMDIMEIDRIVRQTVQPEDDQASTSTASEGEDNMDEDMEDDRPVNSLPKLAQRQHPELLKAVPSNTASHHLAVLPQHLSIQQKQPPAHAQPSIQTQALVQPQAIVPAQTHIVAASTVQSTVIAHTATTHASVIQTVNHVIQGPQTKHIAHIAPSTSSPVQLTTAAQPIGHITVHPATINHMAHLGQQLPIYPQPMAVSQPVVSHIAHTISHQQVNGTTSLGQQAVMAKPAVGTQVVHHPQLVGQTVLNPVTMVTMPSFPVSTLKLA from the exons ATGAGCATCGAGACGCTGCTGGAGGCGGCCCGCTTCCTCGAGTGGCAggcgcagcagcagcagcagagcgCACGTG AAGAAGATGAGAAGCACGAGAAGCTCCGCCTGGAGCGTGAGCAGGAGCAGCGCAAGGCCAGTGTGCCGCGGGCCAACCATGCCGTCCCTCCGGAGGAGCCAcgggctgagctgctggtgccCATCTCGCCGCCCGCCCCGGCCCCTCAGCCACCCCCGCCGCTGGCGGCCCCCATCTCCGTCATCCCCATCCCGGTGGTTACCAGCCCTCCGCAGCCCACCGCCCAGGCCGCCCTGTCCCCTCCGCTGGCTCAGCGCCACCCGCCCCTCGTGAGCACTCCCGGCATCGCCAAGGAGCCGTCCTCTGTGGCCCCGGTCATCCAGCGGCCGCCGGGTGCGCTGCTGCCGGACGGGAAGGCGGGCACGCCGCCAGCGGGCAGCCcgaagcagctgcagcactacACGGCGCCCGTCCTGGCCATCTCGCAGCACCACGTTGTCCCGCAGcccatccagccccagcccGTGCCGCACCCGGCACCGCCGCTCGGTGCCCTGAAGCTGGCGCCGGCAGAGGACGTGAAACCCAGCGAGCAGAAGAAGAGGCCGGGAGG GGTTGGGACCAGGGAAGTACATAATAAATTGGAGAAAAACAG ACGTGCACATTTGAAAGAATGCTTTGAGACATTAAAACGCAACATCCCCAACGTAGACGACAAGAAGACCTCAAACCTCAGCGTCCTAAGGAGTGCCTTGCGATACATCCAG ActttaaagagaaaggaaaaagaatatgaGCATGAGATGGAGCGGCTGGCGAGGGAAAAGATCGCTACCCAGCAGCGGCTGGCAGAACTGAAGAACGAGCTGAGCCAATGGATGGACATCATGGAGATCGACAGAATTGTTCGACAGACAGTTCAGCCAGAGGATGACCAGGCATCTACCTCCACAGCGTCAG agGGTGAAGACAACATGGATGAAGACATGGAAGATGACAGGCCTGTAAACTCATTACCAAAACTAGCCCAGCGCCAGCACCCAGAGCTCCTGAAAGCCGTCCCTTCAAACACTGCTTCCCATCACCTGGCGGTTTTGCCTCAGCACCTGTCTATCCAGCAGAAACAACCCCCAGCCCACGCACAGCCTTCCATCCAGACACAAGCACTGGTTCAGCCGCAGGCGATTGTCCCAGCACAGACTCACATCGTGGCGGCTTCGACAGTGCAATCGACTGTTATTGCCCACACGGCCACTACCCACGCTTCGGTCATTCAGACTGTCAACCACGTCATTCAGGGTCCACAGACCAAGCACATTGCTCACATTGCACCTTCCACGTCCAGCCCTGTGCAACTTACCACTGCTGCTCAGCCTATCGGCCACATCACTGTGCACCCAGCCACCATCAACCACATGGCCCACCTCGGTCAGCAGCTGCCCATCTACCCTCAGCCCATGGCCGTCAGCCAGCCCGTGGTGAGCCACATCGCTCACACGATCTCTCACCAGCAAGTGAATGGAACCACAAGTCTTGGCCAGCAAGCGGTGATGGCCAAACCGGCCGTAGGAACCCAAGTTGTCCATCACCCGCAGTTAGTTGGACAGACAGTCCTAAACCCAGTAACTATGGTAACCATGCCATCATTCCCAGTGAGCACACTGAAGCTGGCCTAG